In a genomic window of Mucilaginibacter sp. KACC 22063:
- a CDS encoding tetratricopeptide repeat protein, which produces MSRFNFMQDEMIINQFAEATTLALDKFYIDAAKQFEEISQSYPEHELADDAMFNAGMCYFHLNSFEHAIAVFEEVIEKYPDAQIHEFEGGNSYGKTAAKCHYAILNSYLGLSKFEDAEAQLAKLNLYPDAYELSPLGEKFSYEELGNKALQSFKKFEI; this is translated from the coding sequence TTGAGCAGATTTAATTTTATGCAAGACGAAATGATCATTAACCAGTTTGCCGAAGCGACTACGCTTGCGCTGGATAAATTTTATATAGATGCTGCAAAGCAGTTTGAAGAAATAAGCCAAAGTTACCCGGAACATGAACTGGCCGACGATGCCATGTTCAATGCAGGGATGTGCTATTTCCACCTAAACTCCTTTGAACATGCCATAGCGGTTTTTGAAGAGGTGATAGAAAAATATCCGGATGCACAGATACATGAATTCGAAGGCGGCAACTCTTACGGAAAAACTGCTGCAAAGTGCCATTACGCTATTTTGAACAGCTACCTTGGCCTTTCAAAGTTTGAAGATGCAGAAGCACAACTTGCTAAGCTTAACCTCTACCCTGATGCATATGAGTTAAGCCCGCTTGGAGAGAAATTCTCCTATGAAGAATTAGGAAACAAAGCATTACAGAGTTTTAAAAAATTTGAAATATAA